The following proteins come from a genomic window of Nostoc sp. ATCC 53789:
- the trpD gene encoding anthranilate phosphoribosyltransferase — MITSPIPAQESSASWYVLLQQLIDGQSLSRTQAAELMQGWLSEAVPPELSGAILTALNFRGISADELTGMAEVLQSQSSPLNTHHSSLTTVIDTCGTGGDGSSTFNISTAVAFVAAASGVPVAKHGNRSASSLTGSADVLEALGVNLSASSDKVQAALQEVGITFLFAPGWHPALKAVAQLRRTLRVRTVFNLLGPLVNPLRPNGQVVGLFTPKLLATVAQALNNLGKEKAIVLHGREKLDEAGLGDETDLAVLSDGEVQVTTINPLDLDLTPAPIGMLRGGDVQENAVILKAVLQGKGTQAQQDAVALNASLALQVAGSIALLDHAQGIKIAKDILQSGAAWTKLEQLVEFLGN; from the coding sequence ATGATAACTTCCCCAATCCCTGCTCAAGAATCCTCTGCTAGCTGGTATGTCCTGCTGCAACAATTAATAGATGGCCAATCCTTGTCTCGTACTCAAGCTGCTGAATTGATGCAAGGTTGGCTCAGTGAAGCGGTTCCCCCAGAGTTATCAGGCGCTATTTTAACAGCGCTGAATTTTAGAGGCATTTCTGCCGATGAATTGACTGGTATGGCTGAAGTCTTACAATCTCAATCTTCCCCACTCAATACTCACCATTCATCGCTCACCACTGTAATAGATACCTGTGGAACTGGTGGAGATGGTTCATCAACCTTTAATATTTCTACAGCAGTTGCATTTGTAGCCGCAGCATCTGGTGTACCCGTTGCTAAACACGGCAATCGTTCAGCTTCAAGTCTCACGGGGAGCGCAGATGTTTTGGAAGCCTTGGGTGTAAACTTGAGCGCATCCAGTGACAAGGTGCAAGCCGCACTACAAGAGGTGGGGATCACTTTCTTATTTGCACCTGGTTGGCATCCAGCACTGAAAGCAGTTGCACAATTGCGGCGGACTCTCAGGGTACGAACGGTGTTTAATTTGCTGGGGCCATTAGTAAATCCTTTGCGTCCCAATGGGCAGGTGGTGGGGTTATTTACTCCCAAACTTTTGGCGACTGTTGCTCAAGCATTAAACAATTTGGGCAAGGAAAAAGCGATTGTTTTGCACGGGCGAGAAAAACTTGATGAAGCGGGGTTAGGAGATGAAACAGACTTGGCAGTTTTATCAGATGGAGAAGTGCAGGTAACTACCATTAATCCCCTAGATTTGGATCTAACGCCTGCTCCCATAGGTATGCTTCGAGGTGGGGATGTCCAAGAAAATGCGGTGATTCTCAAGGCTGTATTGCAAGGTAAAGGAACTCAGGCGCAACAAGATGCTGTTGCGTTGAATGCGTCGTTGGCGTTGCAAGTAGCAGGTTCGATCGCACTTCTGGATCACGCCCAAGGGATTAAAATCGCTAAGGATATCCTACAAAGCGGGGCAGCTTGGACGAAGTTGGAGCAGTTAGTTGAGTTTCTGGGGAATTAA